One window of the Klebsiella sp. WP3-W18-ESBL-02 genome contains the following:
- a CDS encoding NUDIX hydrolase, protein MFKPHVTVACVVHAEGKFLLVEETINGKVLWNQPAGHLEADETLIQAAERELWEETGIRATPQHFVRLHQWLAPDHTPFLRFLFVIELAEMCATEPHDSDIDRCLWLSAEEILNAKNLRSALVAESIRCYQQGERYPLSLIGAFNWPFTEGAK, encoded by the coding sequence ATGTTTAAACCTCACGTTACCGTCGCCTGCGTGGTTCACGCCGAAGGCAAATTTTTGCTGGTAGAAGAAACCATCAATGGCAAAGTGCTGTGGAATCAGCCTGCCGGCCATCTGGAAGCCGACGAAACCCTGATACAGGCCGCCGAGCGCGAGCTGTGGGAAGAGACCGGCATTCGCGCAACGCCGCAGCATTTTGTGCGTCTGCATCAGTGGCTGGCACCCGACCACACGCCGTTTCTGCGCTTTCTTTTCGTCATTGAACTTGCCGAAATGTGCGCCACTGAACCGCACGATAGCGATATCGATCGCTGCCTGTGGCTCAGCGCCGAAGAGATCCTCAATGCCAAAAACCTCCGGTCTGCGCTGGTTGCCGAAAGCATCCGCTGCTATCAGCAGGGCGAGCGCTATCCGCTGTCGTTGATCGGTGCATTTAACTGGCCGTTTACCGAGGGTGCCAAGTAA
- the csgC gene encoding curli assembly chaperone CsgC, translated as MHLLLIAAALSNQLWFETQQQDNALVVTPMATLTNDCSCQMTINVIHQGQSGQSNSSQSGSVVIKGQHPQPLASMMLDIPHGEWTQITVTLSDSKGVILQQSWSSPTKV; from the coding sequence ATGCACCTCCTGCTTATCGCCGCCGCGCTCAGCAACCAACTGTGGTTTGAAACCCAACAGCAGGATAACGCGCTGGTTGTCACACCGATGGCGACGCTGACAAACGATTGCAGCTGCCAGATGACGATTAACGTGATTCATCAGGGGCAGTCCGGGCAAAGCAACAGCAGCCAAAGCGGCAGCGTCGTGATAAAAGGTCAGCATCCGCAGCCGCTGGCCAGCATGATGCTGGATATTCCCCACGGCGAATGGACACAAATCACCGTCACCCTCAGCGACAGTAAAGGCGTTATTTTGCAGCAAAGCTGGAGTTCGCCGACGAAGGTTTGA
- the pepT gene encoding peptidase T: protein MDKLLERFLQYVSLDTQSKPGVRQVPSTEGQWKLLHLLKEQLETMGLVNVTLSEKGTVMGTLPANVSGDIPAIGFISHVDTAPDFSGKNVNPQIVENYRGGDIALGIGDEVLSPVMFPVLHQLLGQTLITTDGKTLLGADDKAGIAEIMTALAVLKEKNIPHGDIRVAFTPDEEVGKGAKHFDVEAFNAQWAYTIDGGGVGELEYENFNAASVTIKIVGNNVHPGTAKGVMVNALSLAARIHAEVPADESPEKTEGYEGFYHLTSIKGSVDRAEMHYIVRDFERKQFEARKRKMMEIAKKVGKGLHPDCYIELIIEDSYYNMREKVAEHPHIVEIAQQAMRDCDIEPDLKPIRGGTDGAQLSFMGLPCPNIFTGGYNYHGKHEFVTLEGMEKAVQVIVRIAELTAQRG from the coding sequence ATGGATAAATTGCTTGAGCGTTTTTTGCAGTACGTTTCTCTGGACACGCAATCGAAGCCCGGCGTGCGTCAGGTGCCGAGTACCGAAGGGCAGTGGAAACTGTTACATCTGCTCAAAGAGCAATTGGAAACGATGGGGCTGGTTAACGTCACGTTGAGCGAAAAGGGCACCGTCATGGGGACTCTGCCGGCCAACGTCAGCGGCGACATTCCGGCGATTGGTTTTATCTCCCATGTGGATACCGCCCCGGACTTTAGCGGTAAAAACGTTAACCCGCAGATCGTGGAAAACTACCGCGGCGGCGATATCGCGCTGGGTATCGGCGACGAAGTGCTGTCACCGGTGATGTTCCCGGTGCTGCACCAGTTGCTGGGGCAGACGCTGATCACCACCGATGGTAAAACGCTGCTCGGCGCCGATGATAAAGCAGGGATCGCCGAAATCATGACCGCGCTGGCGGTGCTGAAAGAGAAAAATATCCCGCACGGCGACATTCGCGTGGCCTTCACGCCGGACGAAGAAGTGGGCAAAGGGGCAAAACATTTCGACGTTGAGGCTTTTAACGCTCAGTGGGCCTACACCATTGACGGCGGCGGCGTGGGCGAGCTGGAGTACGAAAACTTTAATGCCGCATCGGTGACGATCAAGATTGTCGGTAATAACGTCCACCCGGGAACTGCGAAAGGAGTGATGGTCAACGCGCTGTCGCTGGCGGCGCGCATTCATGCGGAAGTGCCCGCCGATGAAAGCCCGGAAAAAACCGAAGGCTATGAAGGTTTTTACCATCTGACCAGCATCAAAGGTTCGGTAGATCGCGCCGAGATGCACTACATTGTGCGCGACTTTGAACGTAAGCAGTTTGAAGCCCGTAAGCGCAAGATGATGGAAATCGCCAAAAAGGTCGGCAAAGGCCTGCACCCGGATTGCTATATTGAACTGATCATTGAAGACAGCTATTACAATATGCGCGAGAAGGTGGCGGAGCATCCGCATATCGTCGAGATTGCTCAGCAGGCGATGCGCGACTGCGATATTGAGCCGGATCTCAAGCCGATTCGCGGCGGCACCGACGGCGCGCAGCTCTCCTTTATGGGGCTACCGTGTCCGAACATTTTCACCGGCGGCTATAACTACCACGGCAAGCATGAATTTGTGACCCTGGAAGGGATGGAGAAAGCGGTGCAGGTGATTGTGCGTATCGCTGAGCTGACGGCCCAGCGCGGCTAA
- the csgD gene encoding biofilm master transcriptional regulator CsgD — MPKETEPVHNDILLLITRPSLQATALVHQLKTSLPINVRIQNIQKMLEQTDAERVLVLFDLSESDKKRTLLWQSELRRLREKVKVLLINMPEDYHFHEVESWFGISAVFHLSVDEQTLVGGIRNVMNGGCHFPHDLTSYLINQSGSYRYHDDTSGLTQREKDILNKLRMGASNVEIARLLFISENTVKTHLYNLFRKISVKNRTQAVTWAKEGANKSLI; from the coding sequence ATGCCGAAAGAAACTGAACCGGTACATAACGATATTTTGCTGTTAATAACCAGGCCGTCATTGCAGGCCACTGCCCTGGTTCATCAACTCAAAACATCATTACCAATTAATGTCAGAATTCAGAATATTCAAAAAATGCTCGAGCAGACTGACGCCGAGCGCGTTCTGGTTCTTTTTGATCTTAGTGAGTCGGATAAAAAAAGGACCTTACTCTGGCAAAGTGAACTACGACGATTACGTGAAAAAGTGAAAGTTTTGCTCATTAATATGCCAGAGGACTATCACTTTCATGAAGTAGAGTCATGGTTTGGTATTAGCGCAGTGTTTCATCTTTCCGTCGATGAACAAACCTTAGTGGGTGGCATTCGCAACGTGATGAACGGTGGTTGCCATTTTCCTCACGATCTCACCAGCTATCTTATTAATCAGTCGGGCAGTTACCGGTACCATGACGATACCAGCGGGTTGACGCAGCGCGAAAAGGATATTCTTAATAAGCTGCGAATGGGTGCCTCGAATGTTGAAATTGCCCGCCTGCTATTTATTAGCGAGAATACCGTGAAGACACATTTATATAATCTTTTTCGCAAGATATCTGTAAAAAATAGAACGCAGGCTGTTACCTGGGCTAAGGAAGGTGCGAACAAGTCCCTGATATGA
- a CDS encoding cupin domain-containing protein — MEYHLTLNWADFLARYWQKRPVVLKRGFANFIDPISPDELAGLAMENEVDSRLVSHLDGDWQVSHGPFESFDHLGESNWSLLVQAVDHWHEPSSALMRPFRALPDWRIDDLMISFSVPGGGVGPHVDQYDVFIIQGTGRRRWRVGEKTALKQHCPHPDLLQVQPFDAIIDEEMEPGDILYIPPGFPHEGYALENSLNYSVGFRSPNSRELISGFADYILQRDLGNQHYSDPDVPSRDHPADLLPQEVDSLREMMLGLIQQPEHFQQWLGEFISQSRHELDIAPPEPPYQPDEIYDALQQGDMLQRLGGLRVIRIGDDFFVNGEKVDSPHHQALDAMAGSIMLESQHFGEALDDPSFLALLAALVNSGYWFFAE; from the coding sequence ATGGAATACCACTTAACGTTAAACTGGGCCGATTTTCTGGCTCGCTACTGGCAAAAGCGCCCGGTCGTTCTTAAACGCGGCTTCGCCAACTTTATTGACCCCATATCACCGGATGAACTGGCGGGTCTGGCGATGGAAAATGAGGTCGATAGCCGCCTGGTTAGCCATCTCGACGGCGACTGGCAGGTGAGCCACGGCCCGTTCGAAAGCTTCGACCACCTCGGCGAGAGCAACTGGTCGCTGTTGGTGCAGGCCGTCGATCACTGGCACGAACCGTCCAGCGCGCTGATGCGTCCATTCCGCGCCCTGCCCGATTGGCGTATTGACGATCTGATGATCTCTTTTTCGGTACCCGGCGGCGGCGTTGGCCCGCATGTCGATCAGTACGATGTCTTTATTATCCAGGGGACCGGCCGCCGTCGCTGGCGCGTAGGCGAGAAAACCGCCCTTAAACAGCACTGCCCGCACCCTGACCTGCTGCAGGTGCAGCCGTTTGACGCCATCATTGATGAAGAGATGGAGCCGGGCGACATTCTTTACATCCCGCCAGGATTCCCGCATGAAGGCTACGCGCTGGAAAACTCGCTTAACTACTCTGTAGGCTTCCGTTCGCCGAACAGCCGTGAGCTGATCAGCGGCTTTGCCGACTACATTCTGCAGCGCGACTTGGGCAACCAGCACTACAGCGATCCGGACGTGCCCTCGCGCGATCATCCGGCAGACTTACTGCCACAGGAAGTCGACAGCCTTCGCGAGATGATGCTGGGATTAATTCAGCAGCCGGAGCACTTCCAGCAGTGGCTGGGCGAATTTATCAGCCAGTCGCGCCACGAGCTGGATATTGCGCCGCCGGAGCCGCCGTACCAGCCGGATGAAATCTACGATGCCTTGCAGCAAGGCGACATGCTTCAGCGTCTGGGCGGGCTGCGGGTGATCCGTATCGGCGATGATTTCTTCGTCAACGGCGAGAAGGTGGATTCTCCGCACCATCAGGCGCTGGATGCGATGGCGGGCAGCATCATGCTGGAAAGCCAGCATTTTGGTGAAGCGCTGGACGATCCATCGTTCCTGGCGCTGCTGGCTGCGCTGGTCAACAGCGGCTACTGGTTCTTTGCAGAATAA
- the hflD gene encoding high frequency lysogenization protein HflD: MAKNYYDITLALAGICQSARLVQQLAHQGHCEGDALHVSLNSVIDLNPDSALGVFGGSEANLRLGLETLLGVLNASSRQGLNAELTRYTLSLMVLERKLAAAKGAMDTLGNRISGLQRQLDHFDLQSDTLLSAMAGIYVDVISPLGPRIQVTGSPAVLQSPQVQAKVRASLLAGIRSAVLWHQVGGGRLQLMFSRNRLTTQAKQILAHLTPEL, encoded by the coding sequence GTGGCGAAGAATTACTATGACATCACCCTGGCGCTGGCGGGAATTTGCCAGTCCGCCCGTCTGGTGCAGCAGTTGGCCCATCAGGGGCACTGCGAAGGCGACGCGTTACACGTTTCGCTCAACAGCGTCATCGACCTTAACCCAGACTCCGCGCTGGGTGTGTTTGGTGGCAGCGAAGCCAATCTTCGTCTCGGCCTTGAAACCTTACTCGGCGTGCTGAACGCCAGCAGCCGCCAGGGGCTGAACGCCGAGCTGACTCGCTATACGCTCAGCCTGATGGTGCTCGAGCGCAAGCTTGCCGCCGCCAAAGGCGCAATGGACACGCTGGGCAACCGCATCAGCGGCCTGCAGCGTCAGCTCGACCATTTTGATTTGCAGTCCGATACGCTGCTCAGCGCCATGGCAGGTATCTATGTGGACGTCATCAGCCCACTCGGCCCGCGTATTCAGGTGACTGGCTCCCCTGCAGTGCTGCAAAGCCCGCAGGTGCAGGCCAAAGTCCGTGCTTCGCTGCTGGCGGGGATCCGCTCGGCGGTGCTGTGGCACCAGGTCGGCGGCGGACGTCTGCAGCTCATGTTTTCTCGTAATCGCCTGACCACTCAGGCAAAACAAATTCTCGCTCATTTAACCCCGGAGTTGTGA
- the mnmA gene encoding tRNA 2-thiouridine(34) synthase MnmA, which produces MSESQKKVIVGMSGGVDSSVSAYLLQQQGYKVEGLFMKNWEEDDGEEYCTAAADLADAQAVCDKLGIELHTVNFAAEYWDNVFELFLEEYKAGRTPNPDILCNKEIKFKAFLEFAAEDLGADYIATGHYVRRADVNGKSQLLRGLDGNKDQSYFLYTLSHEQIAQSLFPVGELEKPQVRKIAEELDLITAKKKDSTGICFIGERKFREFLGRYLPAQPGKIITVDGEEIGTHQGLMYHTLGQRKGLGIGGTKEGSEDPWYVVDKDVENNILVVAQGHDHPRLMSVGLIAQQLHWVDREPVTGTFRCTVKTRYRQTDIPCTVTALDAERIEVRFDEPVAAVTPGQSAVFYRGEVCLGGGVIEQRLPLPVE; this is translated from the coding sequence ATGTCAGAAAGCCAGAAAAAAGTGATCGTCGGCATGTCCGGCGGTGTTGATTCCTCCGTTTCCGCCTACCTGTTGCAACAACAGGGCTATAAGGTGGAGGGCCTGTTCATGAAGAACTGGGAGGAAGACGACGGCGAGGAATACTGCACTGCCGCCGCCGACCTTGCCGATGCGCAAGCGGTATGCGATAAGCTCGGCATTGAGCTGCACACCGTTAACTTTGCCGCCGAATACTGGGACAACGTATTTGAGCTCTTCCTGGAAGAGTACAAAGCGGGCCGCACGCCCAACCCGGATATCCTGTGCAACAAAGAGATCAAATTCAAAGCCTTCCTCGAGTTTGCCGCAGAAGATCTCGGCGCCGACTACATTGCCACCGGCCACTACGTGCGCCGCGCCGATGTTAACGGCAAGAGCCAGCTGCTGCGCGGCCTCGATGGCAACAAAGACCAGAGCTACTTCCTTTATACGCTGAGCCACGAACAGATCGCGCAAAGCCTGTTCCCGGTCGGCGAACTGGAAAAGCCGCAGGTGCGTAAAATCGCCGAAGAGCTGGATCTCATCACCGCGAAGAAAAAAGACTCCACCGGTATCTGCTTTATCGGCGAGCGTAAATTCCGCGAGTTCCTCGGCCGCTACCTGCCCGCACAGCCGGGTAAAATTATCACCGTCGATGGCGAAGAGATCGGTACTCATCAGGGGCTGATGTATCACACGCTGGGCCAGCGCAAAGGTTTGGGCATCGGAGGCACCAAAGAAGGCAGCGAAGATCCGTGGTACGTGGTGGATAAAGACGTTGAGAACAACATTCTGGTTGTCGCTCAGGGTCACGATCATCCGCGCCTGATGTCCGTGGGGCTGATTGCCCAGCAGCTGCATTGGGTGGATCGCGAACCGGTCACCGGCACCTTCCGCTGCACCGTGAAGACCCGCTACCGCCAGACGGATATCCCGTGCACCGTCACCGCGCTGGATGCAGAACGTATTGAGGTTCGCTTTGATGAACCTGTTGCCGCTGTTACCCCTGGCCAGTCCGCCGTGTTCTATCGCGGTGAAGTCTGCCTCGGCGGCGGCGTGATTGAGCAGCGCCTGCCGCTGCCTGTGGAATAA
- the phoP gene encoding two-component system response regulator PhoP yields the protein MRVLVVEDNALLRHHLKVQLQEMGHQVDAAEDAKEADYYLGEHLPDIAIVDLGLPDEDGLSLIRRWRSHDISLPILVLTARESWQDKVEVLSAGADDYVTKPFHIEEVAARMQALMRRNSGHASQVISLPPFQVDLSRRELSINEEVIKLTAFEYTIMETLIRNNGKVVSKDSLMLQLYPDAELRESHTIDVLMGRLRKKIQAQYPHDVIITVRGQGYLFELRE from the coding sequence ATGCGCGTACTCGTCGTAGAGGACAACGCTCTGTTACGTCACCATCTGAAAGTTCAGCTCCAGGAAATGGGCCATCAGGTGGATGCCGCAGAAGACGCGAAGGAAGCAGATTATTATTTAGGCGAGCACCTCCCCGATATTGCGATTGTCGATCTGGGCCTGCCGGATGAAGATGGCCTGTCGCTGATTCGCCGCTGGCGCAGCCACGATATCTCACTGCCGATTCTGGTGCTGACGGCCCGTGAGAGCTGGCAGGATAAGGTGGAAGTTCTGAGCGCCGGTGCTGATGATTACGTGACCAAACCGTTCCATATTGAAGAGGTCGCCGCCCGCATGCAGGCGCTGATGCGCCGTAATAGCGGCCACGCGTCGCAGGTGATATCTCTGCCGCCGTTCCAGGTTGACCTGTCGCGCCGCGAGCTGTCCATTAATGAAGAAGTGATCAAACTCACCGCCTTCGAATACACCATTATGGAAACGCTGATCCGCAACAATGGCAAGGTTGTCAGTAAAGATTCTCTCATGCTTCAGCTCTACCCTGACGCCGAACTGCGCGAAAGCCACACGATTGATGTGCTGATGGGGCGTCTGCGTAAGAAAATTCAGGCCCAGTATCCGCACGACGTGATTATTACCGTGCGCGGTCAGGGCTACCTGTTCGAACTACGCGAATGA
- the phoQ gene encoding two-component system sensor histidine kinase PhoQ — MKHIRRHILPLSLRMRFLLATAAVVIVLSLAYGMVALVGYSVSFDKTTFRLLRGESNLFYTLAKWENNALSVDIPDNLNMQSPTVALIYNDKGQLLWQQKDLPWLTKRIQPEWLRGNGFYEIEADVNSTSTLLRNDHEMQKELTEMREQGDDSEMTHSVAVNSYPATSLMPALVIVVIDTIPIELKRSYMVWSWFSYVVAANLLLVIPLLWIAAHWSLRPIADLTREVRELEEHHREHLNPDTTRELTSLVRNLNRLLKSERERYDKYRTTLTDLTHSLKTPLAVLQSSLRSLRSEKITVSEAEPVMLEQISRISQQIGYYLHRASMRTDSTLVSRELHPVAPLLDSLTSALNKVYQRKGVNITLDISPEITFAGEQNDFMEVMGNLLDNACKYCLEFVEVSARQTDDYLHIIVEDDGPGIPQSKRDIVFDRGQRADTMRPGQGVGLAVARDIVEQYDGHIAAHDSLLGGAKMEVIFGHQNLDSHEG; from the coding sequence ATGAAGCATATTCGTCGGCATATTCTGCCGCTGTCGCTGCGGATGCGTTTTCTGCTGGCGACGGCTGCCGTGGTTATCGTGCTGTCGCTGGCCTACGGCATGGTGGCGCTGGTCGGCTACAGCGTCAGTTTTGATAAAACCACTTTTCGTCTGCTGCGCGGCGAGAGCAACCTGTTCTATACCCTGGCAAAATGGGAAAACAATGCGCTGAGCGTTGATATTCCCGACAATCTCAATATGCAAAGCCCTACGGTAGCGTTGATCTACAACGACAAAGGCCAGCTGCTGTGGCAGCAAAAAGACCTGCCGTGGTTGACCAAACGTATTCAGCCGGAGTGGCTGCGGGGCAACGGTTTTTATGAAATTGAAGCCGACGTCAACTCTACCAGTACGCTGCTGCGCAACGATCATGAGATGCAAAAAGAGCTCACCGAGATGCGTGAACAGGGGGACGACTCAGAAATGACTCACTCGGTGGCGGTCAACAGCTACCCGGCCACCAGCCTGATGCCCGCGCTGGTGATCGTGGTCATCGACACCATTCCGATAGAGCTGAAACGCTCCTATATGGTCTGGAGTTGGTTCTCCTACGTGGTTGCCGCCAACCTGCTGCTGGTCATTCCGCTGCTGTGGATAGCCGCTCACTGGAGCCTGCGCCCGATTGCCGACCTCACCCGCGAAGTGCGCGAACTGGAAGAGCACCACCGTGAGCATCTTAATCCCGATACCACCCGCGAGCTCACCAGCCTGGTACGCAACCTGAACCGACTGCTGAAAAGCGAACGCGAGCGCTATGACAAATATCGCACCACCCTAACCGACCTGACGCACAGTCTGAAAACGCCGCTGGCGGTGCTGCAAAGCTCGCTACGTTCGCTGCGCAGCGAGAAAATCACCGTCAGTGAAGCCGAGCCGGTTATGCTGGAGCAAATCAGCCGTATCTCGCAGCAAATCGGCTACTACCTGCACCGTGCCAGCATGCGTACCGACAGCACCCTGGTCAGCCGCGAGCTGCACCCGGTTGCGCCGCTGCTAGACAGCCTGACCTCGGCGCTGAATAAAGTCTATCAGCGCAAAGGGGTGAACATCACGCTGGATATTTCGCCGGAGATAACCTTTGCAGGTGAACAAAATGACTTTATGGAAGTCATGGGCAACCTGCTGGATAACGCCTGTAAATACTGCCTGGAGTTTGTGGAAGTGTCCGCCCGCCAGACCGACGATTACCTGCACATTATCGTTGAGGATGACGGCCCCGGTATTCCACAGAGCAAGCGTGATATCGTCTTCGACCGCGGTCAGCGCGCCGATACCATGCGTCCAGGTCAGGGCGTTGGCCTCGCCGTCGCTCGCGATATTGTTGAACAGTATGACGGCCATATTGCTGCCCACGATAGCCTGCTCGGCGGGGCGAAAATGGAGGTTATCTTCGGCCACCAGAACCTGGACAGTCACGAAGGGTAA
- a CDS encoding curlin: MKQWFLLIPLLGCSYLATAGGDLAGSEFSGLSQYRQNYDMVAITGQHGSGNNASINQSGSHIYGSISQVGGYNNAILNQNGFNNRAAIAQYGNGNNATVSQSGTNNSAEVVQAGSANQADITQTGFDNSAKIVSKGVGNITQINQTGTSRGAAVVQNSAGMAIRITQN, encoded by the coding sequence ATGAAACAGTGGTTCTTATTAATACCCTTATTGGGCTGTTCATATCTGGCTACTGCGGGAGGCGATCTGGCGGGCTCTGAGTTTTCAGGGTTAAGTCAATATCGTCAGAACTACGATATGGTAGCAATTACTGGCCAACATGGCAGCGGTAATAACGCGTCTATTAACCAGTCAGGCTCGCATATTTATGGTTCTATTTCTCAGGTGGGTGGGTATAACAACGCGATATTAAATCAAAATGGTTTTAATAATCGCGCTGCAATAGCGCAATACGGTAATGGTAATAACGCTACGGTAAGCCAATCAGGGACGAATAATTCTGCAGAGGTCGTGCAGGCAGGATCGGCGAACCAGGCGGATATTACGCAAACTGGTTTTGATAACTCTGCAAAAATTGTCAGCAAAGGCGTTGGCAATATTACGCAGATTAATCAAACAGGCACAAGCCGCGGCGCGGCCGTTGTGCAAAATTCGGCAGGAATGGCAATTCGCATTACCCAAAATTAG
- the purB gene encoding adenylosuccinate lyase has protein sequence MELSSLTAVSPVDGRYGDKVSALRGIFSEYGLLKFRVQVEVRWLQKLAAHAAVKEVPAFAADANGYLDSIVANFSEEDAARIKTIERITNHDVKAVEYFLKEKVASVPELHAVSEFIHFACTSEDINNLSHALMLKTAREEVVLPYWRKIIDAIKDLAVQYRDIPLLSRTHGQPATPSTIGKEMANVAYRMERQFRQLGQVEILGKINGAVGNYNAHIAAYPDVDWHQFSEEFVTSLGIQWNPYTTQIEPHDYIAELFDCIARFNTILIDFDRDVWGYIALNHFKQKTIAGEIGSSTMPHKVNPIDFENSEGNLGLSNAVLQHLASKLPVSRWQRDLTDSTVLRNLGVGIGYALIAYQSTLKGVSKLEVNRDRLLDELDHNWEVLAEPIQTVMRRYGIEKPYEKLKELTRGKRVDAEGMKQFIDGLALPEEEKTRLKAMTPANYIGRAITMVDELK, from the coding sequence ATGGAATTATCCTCACTGACCGCCGTTTCCCCTGTCGATGGACGCTACGGCGATAAAGTCAGCGCGCTGCGCGGGATTTTCAGCGAATATGGTTTGCTGAAATTCCGTGTACAAGTCGAAGTACGCTGGCTGCAGAAGCTGGCCGCACACGCAGCCGTCAAGGAAGTTCCTGCTTTTGCTGCCGACGCAAACGGTTACCTTGATAGCATCGTGGCTAACTTCTCTGAAGAAGACGCCGCGCGCATTAAAACTATCGAGCGCATCACCAACCACGACGTCAAGGCGGTTGAGTATTTCCTGAAAGAGAAAGTCGCGTCGGTGCCTGAGCTGCACGCCGTGTCTGAGTTTATTCACTTTGCCTGCACCTCCGAAGACATCAACAACCTGTCTCACGCACTGATGCTGAAAACCGCGCGCGAAGAAGTGGTGCTGCCGTACTGGCGTAAAATTATTGATGCCATTAAAGACCTGGCGGTGCAGTATCGTGATATCCCGCTTCTCTCCCGTACCCACGGTCAGCCCGCTACGCCGTCCACCATCGGCAAAGAAATGGCCAACGTCGCGTACCGTATGGAGCGTCAGTTCCGTCAGCTGGGCCAGGTAGAAATTCTGGGCAAAATCAACGGTGCGGTAGGTAACTACAATGCCCACATCGCCGCATACCCGGACGTTGACTGGCACCAGTTCAGCGAAGAGTTCGTGACCTCGCTGGGCATTCAGTGGAACCCGTACACCACCCAGATTGAGCCACACGACTATATTGCCGAGCTGTTTGACTGCATCGCGCGCTTCAACACCATCCTGATCGACTTCGATCGCGACGTGTGGGGCTACATTGCGCTGAACCACTTCAAGCAGAAAACCATCGCTGGCGAGATTGGTTCTTCCACCATGCCGCATAAGGTCAACCCAATCGACTTCGAAAACTCCGAAGGCAACCTGGGCCTGTCGAACGCGGTGCTGCAGCATCTGGCGAGCAAACTGCCGGTATCTCGCTGGCAGCGCGATCTGACCGACTCCACCGTGCTGCGTAACCTGGGCGTGGGTATCGGCTACGCGCTGATCGCCTACCAGTCTACGCTGAAGGGCGTGAGCAAGCTGGAAGTGAACCGCGATCGTCTGCTCGACGAGCTGGATCACAACTGGGAAGTACTGGCCGAGCCTATCCAGACCGTTATGCGTCGCTACGGCATCGAGAAGCCGTACGAGAAGCTGAAAGAACTGACCCGCGGCAAACGCGTTGACGCTGAAGGCATGAAACAGTTCATCGACGGCCTTGCGCTGCCGGAAGAAGAGAAAACCCGCCTCAAGGCGATGACACCGGCTAACTATATCGGCCGCGCCATCACCATGGTCGACGAGCTGAAATAA